One Phycisphaera mikurensis NBRC 102666 DNA window includes the following coding sequences:
- a CDS encoding chitobiase/beta-hexosaminidase C-terminal domain-containing protein gives MIDYSRWTAALLVPLSLLVGCSAAEAQPVPLPGFDLSKPDAAWHYHFPQDAMAFRESGGPGGGGYYTATEGGNLFEGPPMELRKNRRYRVSAMIRCDFDRAGGEVSFFLNEWTSPGEHAFESGDHTVQVLYQRPVGLPARTQGWVPFEAEFVTTGFADTRAWRFGMNLYGTVGEGDNRFDLTDLRVELLPEDPVDPFGRGEGVTFAGGPGELGMRITGVTRGDDRIEVESTAGRYTLDLAAGTLTLRQLLVEERDVAEVAFDASLAGMEVLREDEHVVVLANEDMTLGVQCDGLVAMTAQRAGGVGVTVTSRVGSPERGQWNRIRDGHLIVKDHLGGFSVHPWVVPGSGVLPAAELLGEVDFAAFRTAYGGSGSDIWQMRSDDRLSHERAGWRARWRVNAGERLGLCVMPTRPFDWPSSFEDHYELIGHWNDTPETIRESPASIFLLWEDTPRAYALSWGRIRAGDPAKTRRHVREIQAAGKKVTNYMSAYFYGTRDEAFIEDVRHWKERYGIDGVYSDGLPIDWVLAYEQVRQMREIFPDGIIHLHVTGIWANGGPPLATSDIFCPFVDTYADSIVSAENLQAGPTAADTDPKAWVYPRLVGSRFRSSNVPVGIVKANTLIDVSFSEITKLNLLAGGREWVDQIRPAEYEADYLPMLAEIRRAWEADGEDPHFFDRHYLPLVQRLTGLRHGPAAMPHADEKDGRIHLRSVDPDASVHYTLDGSEPTADSPHDRQPIRLGTGQVLRAVAIAPGLDPSRVLTVPADR, from the coding sequence ATGATCGACTACTCCCGATGGACCGCCGCGCTTCTCGTGCCGCTTTCGCTTCTTGTCGGCTGCTCCGCCGCGGAGGCGCAGCCGGTCCCGCTGCCCGGCTTCGACCTCTCCAAGCCGGACGCCGCGTGGCACTACCACTTCCCGCAGGACGCGATGGCGTTCCGCGAGAGCGGCGGCCCGGGTGGCGGCGGCTACTACACGGCCACCGAGGGGGGAAACCTCTTCGAGGGCCCGCCGATGGAGCTCCGGAAGAACCGGCGCTACCGCGTATCGGCGATGATCCGCTGCGACTTCGACCGCGCCGGCGGCGAGGTCAGCTTCTTCCTCAACGAGTGGACCTCGCCGGGGGAGCACGCCTTCGAGAGCGGCGACCACACGGTGCAGGTCCTGTACCAGCGGCCGGTGGGGCTGCCCGCCAGGACCCAGGGGTGGGTGCCCTTCGAAGCCGAGTTCGTGACAACGGGGTTCGCGGACACGAGAGCGTGGCGCTTCGGGATGAACCTCTACGGCACCGTGGGCGAGGGAGACAACCGCTTCGACCTCACCGACCTGCGCGTGGAGCTGCTTCCCGAGGACCCCGTCGACCCCTTCGGCCGGGGCGAGGGCGTCACCTTCGCCGGCGGCCCGGGGGAGCTGGGGATGCGGATCACCGGGGTGACCCGGGGGGACGATCGGATCGAGGTCGAGTCGACCGCCGGGCGCTACACGCTCGACCTGGCCGCCGGAACGCTCACGCTCCGGCAGCTCTTGGTCGAGGAGCGCGACGTGGCGGAGGTGGCGTTCGACGCGAGCCTTGCGGGCATGGAGGTGCTGCGGGAGGACGAGCATGTGGTGGTCCTGGCGAACGAGGACATGACCCTCGGCGTGCAGTGCGACGGGCTGGTGGCGATGACCGCGCAGCGGGCCGGCGGGGTCGGCGTGACGGTGACCAGCCGCGTCGGCAGCCCGGAGCGCGGCCAGTGGAACCGCATCCGCGACGGGCACCTGATTGTCAAGGACCACCTCGGCGGCTTCAGCGTCCACCCGTGGGTCGTGCCCGGCAGCGGCGTCCTGCCGGCCGCCGAGCTGCTCGGCGAGGTCGATTTCGCAGCGTTTCGCACCGCCTACGGCGGGTCCGGGTCGGACATCTGGCAGATGCGCAGCGACGACCGGCTCAGCCACGAGCGGGCGGGTTGGCGAGCCCGGTGGCGCGTGAACGCCGGCGAGCGGCTCGGCCTCTGCGTCATGCCCACGCGGCCCTTCGACTGGCCTTCTTCCTTCGAGGACCACTACGAGCTGATCGGCCACTGGAACGACACCCCCGAGACGATCCGCGAGAGCCCCGCGTCGATCTTCCTGCTCTGGGAGGACACGCCCCGCGCGTACGCCCTGAGCTGGGGGCGGATCCGGGCGGGCGACCCCGCCAAGACCCGGCGTCACGTCCGCGAGATCCAAGCGGCGGGCAAGAAGGTCACCAACTACATGAGCGCGTACTTCTACGGGACGCGCGACGAAGCCTTCATCGAGGACGTCCGGCACTGGAAGGAGCGGTACGGGATCGACGGCGTCTACTCCGACGGCCTCCCCATCGACTGGGTCCTCGCGTACGAGCAGGTCCGCCAGATGCGCGAGATCTTCCCCGACGGGATCATCCACCTGCACGTGACCGGCATCTGGGCCAACGGCGGCCCGCCGCTGGCGACCTCGGACATCTTCTGCCCCTTCGTCGACACCTACGCCGACTCCATCGTGTCGGCCGAGAACCTGCAGGCCGGGCCGACCGCGGCGGACACGGACCCGAAGGCCTGGGTGTACCCGCGGCTGGTCGGCAGCCGCTTCCGCAGCAGCAACGTGCCGGTGGGGATCGTGAAGGCCAACACGCTGATCGACGTGAGCTTCTCGGAGATCACGAAGCTGAATCTGCTCGCCGGCGGCCGGGAGTGGGTCGACCAGATCCGGCCTGCGGAGTACGAAGCCGACTACCTGCCGATGCTCGCGGAGATCCGGCGGGCTTGGGAGGCCGACGGCGAGGACCCGCATTTCTTCGACCGCCACTACCTGCCGCTCGTGCAGCGGCTCACCGGCCTCCGCCACGGCCCGGCGGCGATGCCGCACGCCGACGAGAAGGATGGCCGCATCCACCTCCGCAGCGTCGATCCCGACGCCAGCGTTCACTACACGCTCGACGGCTCCGAGCCCACGGCAGACTCGCCGCACGACCGCCAGCCGATCCGGCTCGGCACCGGCCAGGTGCTGCGGGCCGTCGCCATCGCCCCGGGCCTGGACCCGAGCCGGGTGCTGACGGTGCCGGCGGACCGGTAG
- a CDS encoding DUF5054 domain-containing protein: MTASTAQFVTEAERAADDRRTFPAVRRLVVGFKTHLDIGFTDHAHRVVDHYLQRLVPSVLDTVERTRDGVLPMCWTTGSWLIERALDPSRGMANPNRRRLEEAIAAGGIVWHALPFTTHTALLDVPLLEAAVGVSRRLDARFGRRTIAAKMTDVPGHPRGLVGPLAGFGIELLHLGVNPGTPLPEVPARFRWRDSRSRELTVVYADDYAREVVSADGSEAFVLVHAGDNQPAPDAAGVAAAAAALQRRFPNAQLAAGGLDDLAAMLRGERSTLPVVTAEIGDSWSHGVATDPPHLARHRGLLRRRDRVPPVHRQAFDELLLLAAEHTRGMDEKIHLADYRSYRPADFDAARAADAVPDEAVPAELAAMNAEIGPAPSRRFSSFEASWEEQRAYLHAAAALLPEGLNDGPAPGGGAIDLQALGLAVVVRYEVFDSQSIARFNAAYNRNWHQAWVVADFSKPGLELVDADAPARAWEVRFDRAGEAAFGCGDHPAARPPAAVELAVDGGRLTVTLREKPENRWPEATWIGLVAADEKAPRVTVDILGEPVDLAGVVRHGGRLHPVGAWVDAAWPDRTLRVHPLDTPLLTTDPRLLLDLAPGPPGPAPGLWFNVHNNLWGTNFPMWAGGTWTARFDVEAATPDRSAGRLGF; the protein is encoded by the coding sequence ATGACCGCCTCCACCGCTCAGTTCGTCACCGAGGCCGAGCGCGCCGCGGACGACCGCCGCACCTTCCCGGCGGTCCGGCGCCTCGTGGTCGGCTTCAAGACCCACCTCGACATCGGCTTCACCGACCACGCACACCGCGTCGTCGACCACTACCTCCAGCGGCTCGTTCCCTCGGTGCTGGACACCGTGGAGCGGACGCGGGACGGCGTGCTGCCCATGTGCTGGACCACCGGATCCTGGCTCATCGAGCGGGCGCTCGATCCGTCCCGCGGGATGGCGAACCCGAACCGACGCCGCCTCGAGGAAGCCATCGCCGCCGGCGGCATCGTCTGGCACGCGTTGCCCTTCACCACCCACACCGCCCTGCTCGACGTCCCGCTGCTGGAGGCCGCCGTTGGTGTCTCCCGCCGGCTGGACGCGCGCTTCGGCCGCCGCACGATCGCCGCGAAGATGACCGACGTCCCCGGCCACCCGCGCGGCCTCGTGGGCCCGCTCGCCGGGTTCGGCATCGAGCTGCTGCACCTGGGCGTCAACCCCGGCACGCCGCTGCCCGAGGTGCCGGCACGCTTCCGCTGGCGAGACAGCCGAAGCCGGGAGCTCACCGTGGTCTACGCCGACGACTACGCCCGCGAGGTGGTCTCGGCGGATGGAAGCGAGGCCTTCGTGCTGGTCCACGCGGGCGACAACCAGCCCGCCCCCGACGCCGCCGGCGTGGCCGCGGCGGCCGCGGCGCTGCAGCGGCGGTTCCCGAACGCCCAGCTGGCGGCCGGCGGCCTCGACGACCTCGCCGCGATGCTCCGCGGCGAGCGGAGCACGCTGCCGGTGGTCACCGCCGAGATCGGCGATTCCTGGTCGCACGGCGTCGCCACCGATCCGCCGCACCTGGCCCGCCACCGCGGTCTGCTGCGGCGGCGTGACCGCGTGCCGCCGGTCCACCGACAGGCTTTCGACGAGCTGCTGCTGCTCGCCGCCGAGCACACCCGCGGGATGGACGAGAAGATCCACCTGGCCGACTACCGCAGCTACCGCCCCGCCGACTTCGACGCCGCCCGGGCGGCGGACGCCGTGCCCGACGAGGCGGTCCCCGCGGAGCTGGCCGCGATGAACGCGGAGATCGGCCCCGCGCCCAGCCGCCGCTTCTCCTCCTTCGAGGCGTCTTGGGAGGAGCAGCGGGCGTACCTGCACGCCGCCGCCGCCCTGCTGCCCGAGGGGCTGAACGATGGGCCGGCACCGGGTGGCGGCGCGATCGACCTTCAGGCGCTCGGCCTGGCGGTGGTGGTGCGGTACGAGGTCTTCGACAGCCAGAGCATCGCCCGCTTCAACGCCGCGTACAACCGGAACTGGCACCAGGCCTGGGTCGTCGCCGACTTCAGCAAGCCGGGCCTGGAGCTCGTCGACGCCGACGCGCCGGCGCGGGCGTGGGAGGTCCGCTTCGATCGGGCGGGGGAAGCCGCGTTCGGCTGCGGCGACCACCCCGCGGCCCGACCGCCGGCCGCGGTGGAGCTCGCGGTCGACGGCGGCCGGCTCACCGTGACACTGCGCGAAAAGCCGGAGAACCGCTGGCCCGAGGCGACGTGGATCGGCCTGGTCGCGGCCGACGAGAAGGCGCCGCGGGTGACCGTTGACATCCTCGGCGAGCCCGTCGACCTCGCCGGCGTCGTGCGGCACGGCGGCCGCCTCCACCCGGTTGGCGCTTGGGTCGACGCCGCCTGGCCGGATCGCACGCTCCGCGTGCACCCGCTGGACACGCCCCTACTCACGACGGATCCGCGCCTGCTGCTGGACCTGGCGCCCGGGCCTCCCGGACCGGCGCCGGGCCTCTGGTTCAACGTCCACAACAACCTCTGGGGCACCAACTTCCCCATGTGGGCCGGCGGCACCTGGACCGCACGCTTCGACGTCGAAGCGGCGACACCGGACCGATCAGCCGGTCGGCTCGGATTCTGA
- a CDS encoding histone deacetylase family protein → MSTGLIYDDRLLLHDTGPTHPERPDRLRAVMDRLRADGLAQRTESLYFATAGRHRLGRLHTPAYLDRLDAACAGGEPIIDDIDSCIGRVSADVARLALGGILRVTEAVGRGELNNAFCATRPPGHHAEADRSMGYCLYANAAFAADLLTTDLGLDRVAVVDFDVHHGNGTQHLMAGRGDVLALSIHGNPAVLYPGTGFEHETGEGSGEGATVNVCMPPGAGDADYLHAFRERVIPALEAFRPEALVLAAGFDASVRDPLAPMRVTDDGFRQMTRLLLDAADRLCGGKVVSILEGGYDLEGLAGGVAAHVGVLLEA, encoded by the coding sequence GTGAGCACCGGCCTGATCTACGACGACCGCTTGCTCCTGCACGACACCGGCCCGACGCATCCGGAGCGGCCTGACCGACTGCGGGCGGTCATGGACCGCCTCCGCGCGGACGGACTCGCCCAGCGCACGGAGTCGCTGTACTTCGCGACCGCCGGGCGGCACCGGCTCGGGCGGCTGCACACGCCGGCCTACCTCGACCGGCTCGACGCCGCCTGCGCCGGAGGCGAGCCGATCATCGACGACATCGATTCGTGCATCGGCCGGGTCAGCGCCGACGTCGCCCGCCTCGCGCTCGGCGGGATCCTCCGCGTGACCGAGGCGGTCGGGCGGGGCGAGCTGAACAACGCCTTCTGCGCCACCCGCCCGCCGGGCCACCACGCCGAGGCCGACCGATCCATGGGCTACTGCCTCTACGCCAACGCCGCCTTCGCCGCCGACCTGCTGACCACCGACCTGGGCCTGGACCGCGTCGCCGTGGTCGACTTCGACGTGCACCACGGAAACGGCACCCAGCACCTGATGGCCGGGCGTGGCGACGTGCTGGCGCTGAGCATCCACGGCAACCCCGCGGTCCTGTACCCCGGCACCGGCTTCGAGCACGAGACCGGTGAGGGTTCCGGAGAGGGCGCGACCGTCAACGTGTGCATGCCGCCGGGCGCCGGCGACGCCGACTACCTCCACGCGTTCCGCGAGCGGGTGATCCCCGCGCTGGAAGCCTTCCGGCCCGAGGCGCTGGTGCTGGCCGCCGGCTTCGACGCGTCGGTCCGCGACCCGCTGGCGCCGATGCGCGTGACCGACGACGGCTTCCGGCAGATGACGCGCCTGCTGCTCGACGCCGCCGATCGGCTCTGCGGCGGGAAGGTGGTGTCGATCCTCGAAGGCGGCTACGACCTCGAAGGCCTCGCCGGCGGCGTGGCCGCCCACGTCGGGGTGCTCCTCGAAGCCTGA